One genomic region from Vibrio cyclitrophicus encodes:
- a CDS encoding universal stress protein, with protein sequence MYRQILVPVDLNDKGFSDKAVELAVWHAKHSNAEIHILNVLPGIHMSMVASYFPKDAANQMKLDVKNQLKEFADKHIDDEVVYKVHVAEGKTYTTILDYAEKLGADLIVMPSHKRSKVDKVVLGSVASKVVQNSPINVLVVKPQG encoded by the coding sequence ATGTATAGACAGATCCTTGTTCCCGTAGATCTTAACGACAAAGGCTTTTCAGACAAAGCTGTCGAGCTAGCGGTATGGCACGCAAAACACAGCAATGCTGAGATCCATATTCTGAACGTACTACCTGGCATTCACATGTCGATGGTTGCGTCTTACTTCCCAAAAGATGCGGCGAACCAAATGAAGCTCGATGTTAAAAATCAGCTGAAAGAGTTTGCCGATAAGCACATCGATGATGAAGTGGTGTATAAGGTTCATGTTGCCGAAGGCAAAACCTACACAACGATCCTAGATTACGCTGAAAAACTTGGTGCCGACCTTATCGTCATGCCTAGCCACAAGCGTTCAAAAGTCGACAAAGTTGTACTGGGTTCAGTCGCGAGTAAAGTCGTACAGAACTCACCAATCAATGTGTTAGTGGTTAAGCCTCAAGGCTAA
- a CDS encoding D-2-hydroxyacid dehydrogenase: protein MPKLKVVFLDRATIPSQIHLKPLSFEHEWLEYDFTAPDLVAERVLDADVIITNKVALNADNLSQAQQLKLIAVSATGVNNVDVDYCNEKNIAVANTQGYATQSVPEHVIAMLFALKRNLVGYHQDIEAGEWQKDKQFCFFTHPIQDIAGSTLGLMGSGSLGQATAALAKAIGMKVIFAERKGADSCREGYLPFDAVLQQADAISLHCPLTEATRNLISEPELAMMKPSAVLINAGRGGLVDEQALVEALVNHQIAGAGMDVFTQEPADKSNPLLANSHLSNLLLTPHVAWGSDSSIQKLSDILMDNIEAFVEGKPQNLVSEFIHDMSVFMDAN, encoded by the coding sequence ATGCCGAAGTTGAAAGTGGTCTTTCTCGACAGAGCCACCATCCCATCTCAAATCCATTTAAAACCGCTCAGCTTTGAACATGAGTGGTTGGAGTATGATTTTACAGCTCCCGATCTAGTTGCAGAGCGAGTCCTGGACGCGGACGTGATTATCACCAATAAGGTTGCGCTCAACGCAGACAATTTATCTCAAGCACAACAACTTAAGTTAATAGCGGTTTCTGCGACGGGTGTGAATAACGTTGATGTTGATTACTGCAATGAGAAAAACATAGCAGTGGCTAATACCCAAGGTTATGCGACTCAATCGGTGCCCGAACATGTAATCGCGATGCTATTTGCGTTAAAGCGTAATCTCGTTGGTTACCATCAAGATATTGAAGCTGGTGAGTGGCAAAAGGATAAACAGTTCTGTTTCTTTACCCATCCGATTCAAGATATCGCAGGCAGTACATTGGGCTTAATGGGCAGTGGGAGCTTAGGACAAGCAACTGCCGCACTGGCTAAAGCGATTGGAATGAAAGTGATCTTCGCAGAACGTAAAGGGGCTGATTCTTGTCGAGAAGGGTATCTGCCTTTCGATGCTGTCTTACAGCAAGCCGATGCGATCAGCTTACATTGTCCGTTAACCGAAGCAACTCGCAATTTGATTTCAGAGCCAGAGCTAGCAATGATGAAACCAAGTGCGGTATTAATTAATGCGGGGCGTGGAGGGCTTGTCGATGAACAAGCTTTGGTTGAGGCTTTGGTCAATCATCAGATTGCAGGTGCGGGTATGGATGTGTTTACACAAGAGCCTGCGGACAAGTCGAATCCACTATTGGCTAACAGTCACTTATCCAATTTACTATTAACGCCTCACGTGGCATGGGGCAGTGACAGCTCAATTCAAAAACTGTCGGATATCTTAATGGATAACATCGAGGCATTTGTTGAGGGTAAGCCACAGAACTTAGTGAGTGAGTTCATTCATGATATGAGTGTCTTCATGGACGCTAATTAA
- the rluA gene encoding bifunctional tRNA pseudouridine(32) synthase/23S rRNA pseudouridine(746) synthase RluA encodes MALEHYAPPRDPWIDIVYQDDDILVVNKPAGLLSVPGRLPEHYDSMWSRLVVDFSGIQVVHRLDMSTSGLMLLAKHKQAERHLKKQFQYRLTHKLYYARVWGRLEKAEGLIDLPLICDWPNRPRQKVCFEDGKPSQTRYIVEQQEPQTTLLKLLPITGRSHQLRVHCMALGNPIVGDEFYATSDAFNYSDRLALHACELSFYHPSTNQLFKAFVPCDFYPQARPQIEQHFEIAPELPDYSKLKA; translated from the coding sequence ATGGCGTTAGAACATTACGCACCACCGCGTGACCCCTGGATTGATATTGTTTATCAAGATGACGATATTCTTGTGGTAAATAAACCTGCTGGCTTACTTTCAGTTCCTGGGAGGTTACCAGAGCATTACGACAGTATGTGGAGTCGCCTAGTCGTGGATTTTTCAGGTATTCAGGTGGTGCATCGCTTGGATATGTCGACATCGGGCTTGATGCTGCTCGCTAAACACAAACAAGCTGAGCGTCATTTGAAGAAGCAGTTTCAATATCGACTGACACACAAACTCTATTACGCGCGAGTATGGGGCCGATTGGAAAAAGCAGAAGGTTTGATTGATCTGCCACTCATTTGTGATTGGCCAAATCGACCGAGACAAAAAGTGTGCTTCGAGGATGGAAAACCCTCTCAGACTCGTTATATCGTCGAACAACAAGAGCCTCAAACCACACTGTTGAAGTTACTTCCTATTACGGGTCGTTCCCATCAGTTACGCGTGCACTGCATGGCGCTAGGGAATCCAATTGTAGGCGACGAGTTTTACGCAACGTCAGATGCGTTTAATTATAGCGATAGGTTAGCTTTGCACGCTTGTGAATTGAGTTTTTATCATCCGAGCACCAATCAATTATTCAAAGCCTTTGTCCCTTGTGACTTTTATCCTCAAGCACGACCGCAAATTGAACAGCACTTTGAAATTGCGCCAGAGCTTCCAGACTACAGTAAGCTAAAAGCTTAG
- a CDS encoding NRAMP family divalent metal transporter, which translates to MESTVKTTTTKAQTSAPLSTLIRSLGPGIMMAAAAVGGSHLVASTKAGAIYGWQLAALIILVNLFKYPFFKAGIQYTLGTGQSLVEGYSNLGRPYLVIFSILSAISAVVNTAALLLFSASLLSYFVPFDLTTSTLCMIVLATCLIILFAGHYRALDTLSKSIMAILTITTLAAVAIAIGSPVEPDAAFVPPSPWSLAAIGFIVVTMGWMPAPIEISSITSMWLKSQKEKQEVTAQSALFDFNVGYIGTALLALVFVALGALVLHGSGVELSRSGVGFTHQLVGIYASTIGEWSRPLIALIAFFCIFGSTITVIDGYSRVLAESQRLLFKKESSPKMLQGWIVIVSLAALSIVMFFSAALMPMLNFAMVLAFATTPFFALLNFILVSKTKLPKALAIGTKLKWLSVAGLIYLFGFLAVFIWWKWLM; encoded by the coding sequence ATGGAAAGTACGGTTAAAACTACAACAACAAAAGCACAAACCTCTGCTCCCCTATCAACGTTAATTCGGTCTCTTGGCCCAGGTATTATGATGGCAGCAGCTGCTGTGGGAGGTTCACATTTAGTTGCATCCACTAAAGCTGGTGCGATATATGGCTGGCAACTTGCCGCTCTTATTATCCTCGTGAACCTATTTAAGTACCCGTTCTTTAAAGCCGGCATCCAATATACATTGGGAACGGGTCAAAGCTTGGTGGAAGGTTACTCTAACTTAGGTCGCCCTTACCTTGTGATCTTTTCTATTTTGAGTGCTATTTCAGCCGTTGTGAATACCGCAGCCTTACTGTTATTCAGTGCAAGCTTACTTAGCTACTTTGTTCCTTTTGATTTGACCACCAGCACATTGTGCATGATCGTTTTAGCGACATGCTTAATCATTCTATTCGCTGGCCATTATCGCGCTCTCGACACGCTATCTAAATCGATCATGGCGATACTGACCATCACAACCTTAGCTGCAGTCGCCATTGCGATTGGCTCTCCCGTTGAACCTGATGCGGCTTTTGTTCCACCGTCGCCTTGGTCATTGGCTGCTATCGGCTTTATCGTGGTAACCATGGGTTGGATGCCAGCTCCTATCGAGATCTCAAGCATCACTTCTATGTGGCTAAAAAGCCAAAAAGAGAAACAAGAAGTGACCGCTCAATCAGCACTGTTCGATTTCAATGTCGGCTACATTGGTACAGCACTGCTTGCTTTAGTATTCGTTGCTTTAGGTGCGCTAGTCCTTCACGGTTCAGGTGTTGAACTGTCTCGCTCTGGTGTTGGCTTCACTCATCAATTGGTGGGTATCTACGCTTCGACGATTGGTGAATGGTCTCGTCCATTAATCGCTCTGATCGCATTCTTCTGTATCTTTGGCAGCACCATTACCGTTATCGATGGTTATTCACGCGTGCTTGCTGAATCACAACGTCTATTATTTAAAAAAGAAAGCAGCCCAAAAATGCTACAGGGTTGGATCGTCATCGTCTCTCTCGCAGCACTCTCCATCGTGATGTTCTTCAGTGCTGCTTTAATGCCTATGCTTAATTTCGCGATGGTACTTGCTTTTGCAACTACGCCATTCTTCGCATTGCTTAACTTCATCTTAGTCAGTAAAACAAAGCTTCCAAAAGCGCTCGCGATTGGCACTAAGCTAAAATGGTTGTCTGTCGCAGGTCTTATTTACCTATTTGGTTTCCTAGCCGTATTTATTTGGTGGAAATGGTTAATGTAA
- the rapA gene encoding RNA polymerase-associated protein RapA: MTFALGQRWISDTESDLGLGTVVAMDARTVTLMFAASEENRVYARTDAPVTRVTFNVGDVIECQEGWSLSVEEIIEDKGLLTYLGTREDTQETEVTLREIFLSNQIRFNKPQDKLYAGQIDRMDNFVLRYRALSNQYQQHKSPMRGLCGMRAGLIPHQLYIAHEVGRRHAPRVLLADEVGLGKTIEAGMIIHQQVLSGRAERILIVVPETLQHQWLVEMMRRFNLHFSIFDEERCIEAFAESDNPFDTQQYVLCSLDFLRKSRKRYEQALEGEWDLLVVDEAHHLEWSQDKPSREYQVVEGLAENTSGVLLLTATPEQLGRESHFARLRLLDPDRFYDYEAFVEEEDQYAPVADAVTALFSGVKLENSAKNQITELLSEQDVEPLFRIIEGDSSEEEQALARQELIDNLMDRHGTGRVLFRNTRAAIKGFPKRNVNLLPMEIPTQYTTSMRVSGMIGGKMAPEARAMKMLYPEEIFQEFEGEDSSWWQFDSRVNWLIEKIQDKRSEKILVIASRASTALQLEQALREREGVRATVFHEGMSILERDKAAAYFAQEEGGAQVLICSEIGSEGRNFQFANQLVMFDLPFNPDLLEQRIGRLDRIGQLRDIDIHVPYLKGTSQAILARWFDEGLNAFAETCPTGRTVYDKYSDVLIEMLASGNTEQLDEVIEESAKLNQSLKSDLEKGRDRLLEMHSNGGDKAHEIAEKIASTDGDTNLVSFALSLFDTIGLNQDDKGENALVVTPSEHMMVPSYPGLPYEGATITFDRDTALSREDMNFISWEHPMIQGGIDLLLSEGVGASAVSLLKNKALPVGTILLELVYLVDAQAPKRSGISQFLPKTPIRLMMDGRGNDLSAQVEFDSFNRQLSPVNRHLASKLVNSVQGEIHKLIEAGETHVLPKVEEVREQAQRDMQTNLNGELERLQALKAVNPNIRDEELEVIEAQINELTGYISKAQVQLDSLRLIVVSHN; encoded by the coding sequence ATGACATTTGCTTTGGGGCAACGCTGGATAAGCGATACGGAGAGCGATTTAGGTTTAGGTACCGTTGTAGCAATGGATGCTCGTACAGTGACACTAATGTTTGCAGCGTCAGAAGAAAACCGTGTCTATGCACGTACTGATGCTCCCGTAACCCGAGTAACGTTTAATGTAGGCGATGTCATTGAATGCCAAGAAGGTTGGTCTTTATCTGTCGAAGAAATTATCGAAGATAAAGGGCTGCTGACGTATTTAGGTACGCGTGAAGATACTCAAGAAACAGAGGTGACTCTGCGTGAAATCTTCTTAAGCAATCAAATCCGCTTTAATAAGCCGCAAGACAAATTGTATGCGGGCCAAATCGACCGTATGGATAACTTTGTGTTGCGTTACCGCGCGCTAAGCAATCAATATCAACAACACAAGAGCCCAATGCGTGGCTTGTGTGGTATGCGAGCAGGCTTAATTCCTCATCAGCTGTACATTGCTCATGAGGTGGGTCGTCGTCACGCTCCACGTGTTTTGCTGGCCGATGAAGTGGGTCTAGGTAAAACCATCGAAGCGGGCATGATCATCCACCAACAAGTTTTGTCTGGCCGTGCTGAACGTATTCTTATTGTGGTACCTGAAACTCTGCAACACCAATGGTTAGTAGAGATGATGCGCCGTTTCAATCTGCACTTCTCTATCTTTGACGAAGAGCGTTGTATTGAAGCCTTTGCAGAATCAGATAACCCATTCGATACACAACAATATGTTCTGTGTTCTTTGGATTTCCTACGTAAGAGCCGCAAGCGCTACGAACAAGCACTTGAGGGTGAGTGGGATCTGTTGGTTGTCGATGAAGCGCACCACCTTGAGTGGAGCCAAGACAAACCAAGTCGCGAATACCAAGTGGTTGAAGGTTTGGCTGAAAATACCTCTGGCGTACTGCTACTGACAGCAACGCCTGAGCAGCTTGGTCGTGAGAGCCACTTTGCACGTCTGCGTCTTCTGGATCCTGATCGCTTCTACGATTACGAAGCATTCGTTGAAGAAGAAGACCAATACGCACCGGTTGCTGATGCAGTTACTGCACTGTTCTCTGGCGTGAAGCTTGAAAACAGCGCGAAGAACCAGATTACGGAACTGCTTTCTGAGCAAGATGTTGAGCCTTTGTTCCGCATCATTGAAGGTGATAGCAGCGAAGAAGAGCAAGCGTTAGCTCGTCAAGAATTGATTGATAACCTTATGGATCGCCATGGTACAGGTCGTGTTCTATTCAGAAACACACGTGCTGCAATCAAAGGTTTCCCTAAGCGTAATGTAAACCTACTGCCGATGGAAATTCCAACGCAGTACACAACTTCGATGCGCGTATCTGGCATGATCGGCGGCAAGATGGCTCCTGAAGCTCGCGCGATGAAGATGCTGTACCCAGAAGAGATCTTCCAAGAGTTTGAAGGTGAAGACTCAAGCTGGTGGCAGTTCGATTCACGCGTTAACTGGTTGATTGAAAAGATCCAAGACAAGCGCAGCGAAAAGATCCTAGTAATCGCTTCGCGTGCGAGTACGGCTCTTCAATTAGAGCAAGCACTGCGTGAACGTGAAGGCGTGCGTGCAACCGTATTCCACGAAGGCATGTCGATTCTAGAGCGAGATAAAGCGGCGGCTTACTTTGCTCAAGAAGAGGGCGGTGCTCAGGTGCTTATCTGTAGTGAAATCGGGTCTGAAGGTCGCAACTTCCAGTTCGCTAACCAACTTGTGATGTTCGATCTACCGTTCAACCCAGACTTGCTTGAGCAACGTATTGGTCGTTTGGACCGTATCGGTCAGCTTCGAGATATCGACATTCATGTTCCTTACCTAAAAGGTACATCACAAGCGATTCTAGCGCGTTGGTTCGATGAAGGTTTGAATGCGTTTGCAGAGACTTGCCCAACCGGTCGCACGGTTTACGACAAGTACTCAGATGTTCTTATCGAGATGCTAGCTTCTGGTAACACAGAGCAATTGGATGAAGTGATTGAAGAGTCAGCGAAGCTAAACCAAAGCCTGAAATCAGATCTAGAAAAGGGTCGAGATCGCCTACTAGAGATGCATTCAAATGGTGGCGATAAAGCTCATGAGATTGCAGAAAAGATCGCGTCTACTGATGGCGACACTAACCTAGTTTCTTTTGCACTGAGCCTGTTTGACACCATTGGCCTGAACCAAGATGACAAGGGTGAAAATGCGCTAGTTGTAACGCCGTCTGAGCACATGATGGTGCCAAGCTATCCAGGTTTACCTTATGAAGGGGCAACGATTACGTTTGATCGTGATACTGCGCTGTCTCGTGAAGACATGAACTTCATTAGCTGGGAACACCCAATGATTCAGGGCGGTATTGATCTGCTACTGAGTGAAGGTGTCGGTGCATCAGCGGTATCGCTACTGAAAAACAAAGCGCTGCCAGTGGGTACTATCTTGCTCGAGTTGGTTTACCTTGTGGATGCGCAAGCGCCAAAGCGCAGCGGTATCAGCCAGTTCTTACCTAAGACGCCAATTCGTTTGATGATGGATGGCCGTGGTAACGATTTATCTGCTCAGGTTGAGTTCGACAGCTTTAACCGTCAACTAAGCCCAGTAAACCGTCACTTAGCGAGCAAGCTAGTGAACTCGGTACAAGGTGAGATTCACAAGCTAATTGAAGCGGGTGAGACGCACGTACTTCCTAAAGTGGAAGAAGTGCGTGAACAGGCTCAACGAGATATGCAGACTAACCTGAACGGTGAATTAGAGCGTCTACAAGCGCTTAAAGCCGTGAACCCTAATATTCGTGATGAAGAGCTAGAGGTTATCGAAGCTCAAATCAATGAACTGACAGGTTACATCAGCAAAGCTCAGGTTCAATTAGATTCACTACGTTTGATAGTGGTTTCTCACAACTAG
- a CDS encoding PhoH family protein, producing MGETNRKLFVLDTNILLHEPFAIFSFQEHDVVIPMTVLEELDRIKDSKRDVARDARIAIRTLEDLFREATPDQISEGIPFSKEINASGSISILADYELQESIKAFADDKAGDNRILNAVLYLQNKRAPREVVLITKDINMRLRAKGAGVRFVEDYQTDQLIDDIQYLTKGFQQLEGAFWDGIDNVESKALGGKTLHTLARAPFEPTFLNQYVIDEESDFAARVEEIETETITLRDLSRERLMNRRAWDITPKNIYQGMAIDALLDPDIDLVILTGAAGSGKTLLAMAAALEQTIERKHFDKIIVTRNTPDIGESIGFLPGTEEEKMLPWLAAVTDTLEALHKNDHCTEGSMKYICDKANIQFKSINFMRGRSIQNAFVLLDECQNLTASQIKTIITRCGEGTKIVCSGNLAQIDSSYLTPVTSGLTYMVERFKNFEGSANIHLNGVVRSRLAEFAEENM from the coding sequence ATGGGCGAGACCAACCGGAAGCTATTTGTTTTAGACACCAATATCCTACTTCACGAACCCTTCGCTATATTTTCTTTCCAAGAGCACGATGTCGTTATCCCGATGACCGTGCTAGAAGAACTCGACAGAATCAAAGACAGTAAAAGAGACGTTGCTCGAGATGCGAGAATTGCGATTCGCACGCTCGAAGATTTATTCAGGGAAGCCACACCCGATCAAATCTCGGAAGGCATTCCTTTCTCTAAAGAAATAAACGCATCCGGCAGTATTTCCATACTCGCGGACTACGAACTTCAAGAAAGCATTAAGGCCTTCGCTGATGATAAGGCAGGCGATAATCGAATCCTCAACGCCGTCCTCTACCTTCAAAACAAACGCGCGCCACGTGAAGTGGTTCTCATCACCAAAGACATCAACATGCGCTTGCGAGCCAAAGGCGCAGGTGTTCGCTTCGTTGAAGATTATCAAACAGACCAATTGATCGATGATATCCAATACCTGACTAAAGGCTTTCAGCAACTCGAAGGGGCATTTTGGGATGGCATTGATAATGTCGAGAGTAAGGCTCTAGGGGGAAAGACGTTACACACTCTAGCAAGAGCACCTTTCGAGCCAACCTTTCTCAACCAATATGTGATTGACGAGGAGAGTGACTTTGCCGCTCGGGTCGAAGAGATTGAAACCGAAACCATCACTCTGAGAGATCTTAGTCGTGAACGGTTGATGAACCGAAGAGCATGGGATATTACACCTAAGAACATCTATCAAGGTATGGCGATCGACGCCCTACTCGATCCCGATATTGACCTTGTGATCCTAACGGGGGCTGCAGGGAGTGGTAAGACACTGTTAGCTATGGCTGCAGCGCTAGAGCAAACCATTGAGCGTAAACATTTCGATAAGATCATCGTAACCCGAAACACGCCCGATATTGGCGAGTCGATTGGCTTTCTTCCCGGAACCGAGGAAGAAAAGATGTTGCCATGGTTAGCAGCAGTAACGGATACCTTAGAGGCGCTACACAAAAATGATCATTGCACAGAAGGCTCAATGAAATACATCTGTGATAAAGCCAATATCCAATTCAAATCGATCAACTTTATGCGTGGCCGCTCGATCCAAAATGCGTTCGTTCTTCTCGACGAGTGCCAAAACCTAACCGCTTCACAAATCAAAACCATCATCACCCGCTGTGGTGAAGGCACCAAGATTGTCTGTTCAGGAAACCTAGCCCAAATAGATTCTTCCTACTTAACCCCTGTGACTTCAGGTTTAACCTACATGGTTGAGCGTTTTAAAAACTTCGAAGGCAGTGCCAATATCCACCTCAATGGCGTGGTACGTAGCCGACTGGCAGAGTTTGCCGAAGAGAACATGTAG
- the tldD gene encoding metalloprotease TldD: MSINQIEEALLNPTGLTEQNIADTLASIATRQIDYADIYFQSSWHESLVLEDSIIKDGSFNIDCGVGVRAVSGEKTGFAYSDQIQLDGLKQSAIAARGIAKQGQNGKVQAFKRNSNQAYYDAVNPLASWEKQQKTELLKALDAYIRTKEPMVTEVSVSLSGVHEQMLVAATDGTYAGDIRPLVRLSISVLAQKGDRRERGSAGGGGRFGYDFFLSDANGSQVAYQFADEAIRQALVNLEAVAAPAGAMPVVLGSGWPGVLLHEAVGHGLEGDFNRKESSVFSGKVGEQVTSSLCTIVDDGTLTDLRGSLNVDDEGVNGQYNTLIENGILKGYMQDKLNARLMDVAPTGNGRRESYAHLPMPRMTNTYMLPGEHTPEEIIATVEKGIYAPNFGGGQVDITSGKFVFSASEAYMIENGKITHPVKGATLIGSGIEAMQQVSMVGNDLSLDRGVGVCGKAGQSVPVGVGQPTLKLDSLTVGGTE; encoded by the coding sequence ATGAGCATTAATCAAATTGAAGAAGCGCTACTGAACCCGACAGGGCTTACGGAGCAAAATATCGCAGATACATTGGCGAGCATTGCTACCCGCCAAATTGATTATGCTGATATCTATTTTCAGTCAAGCTGGCATGAATCCTTGGTGCTAGAAGACAGCATCATTAAAGACGGTTCTTTCAATATTGACTGCGGTGTTGGTGTGCGAGCGGTATCGGGTGAAAAAACCGGTTTTGCTTATTCTGATCAAATCCAACTAGACGGTCTTAAGCAGAGTGCGATTGCTGCGCGTGGTATCGCTAAGCAAGGTCAAAACGGCAAGGTACAGGCCTTCAAACGCAATTCTAACCAAGCTTATTACGATGCGGTTAACCCACTCGCTAGCTGGGAAAAACAACAAAAAACAGAATTACTCAAAGCGCTTGATGCTTATATTCGAACTAAAGAACCGATGGTTACTGAGGTTTCGGTGAGTTTAAGCGGTGTGCATGAGCAGATGCTGGTTGCTGCAACTGACGGCACTTATGCTGGTGATATTCGCCCGCTGGTTCGTTTGTCTATTAGTGTACTGGCACAAAAAGGCGATCGTCGTGAGCGCGGTAGTGCTGGCGGTGGTGGTCGTTTTGGTTATGACTTCTTCCTAAGCGATGCTAATGGCTCTCAGGTTGCTTACCAGTTTGCTGATGAAGCGATTCGCCAAGCTCTTGTTAACCTTGAAGCGGTTGCGGCACCTGCTGGTGCAATGCCTGTTGTCCTTGGTTCTGGTTGGCCGGGCGTTCTTCTACACGAAGCAGTAGGCCACGGTTTAGAAGGTGACTTCAACCGTAAAGAGTCGTCAGTATTTTCTGGTAAAGTTGGCGAACAAGTTACATCAAGCCTATGTACGATCGTTGATGATGGTACATTGACTGACCTGCGCGGTTCATTGAACGTTGATGATGAAGGCGTTAATGGTCAGTACAACACGCTGATCGAAAATGGCATCCTAAAAGGTTACATGCAAGATAAGCTTAATGCTCGTTTAATGGATGTAGCACCTACGGGTAACGGTCGTCGTGAGTCTTACGCACATCTTCCGATGCCGCGTATGACAAACACTTATATGCTGCCGGGTGAGCACACACCGGAAGAGATCATTGCTACTGTTGAGAAAGGCATCTACGCGCCGAACTTCGGCGGTGGTCAGGTAGATATTACTTCTGGCAAGTTCGTGTTCTCAGCTTCTGAAGCGTACATGATTGAAAACGGCAAAATTACTCACCCAGTGAAAGGTGCAACGCTGATCGGTTCTGGTATTGAAGCGATGCAGCAAGTGTCTATGGTGGGTAACGACCTTAGCCTAGACCGTGGTGTGGGTGTGTGTGGTAAAGCAGGCCAAAGTGTCCCTGTTGGTGTTGGTCAACCAACATTGAAGCTAGACTCGCTAACGGTGGGTGGTACTGAGTAA
- a CDS encoding carbon-nitrogen hydrolase family protein, with protein MDCVGLIQMTSGPSPELNFDYLVQEVEKCKALGAKWVVCPENALVFGSKADYHQYAEPLNDGPLQKKVSELASFHRIWIIVGSMPISTIEGVTTTTLVIDDFGCLVAHYDKLHMFDVDVSDAHKCYRESDIFTPGDRVVTTETPFGRLGLSICYDVRFPHLYSELRKQGAQIIIVPAAFTAVTGHAHWEALLRCRAIETQSWIVAVGQGGKHPCQRETWGHSMVVDPWGRVVAQLDQEPKSMVVEIDISSCESIRQNMPITQHSRFTNQF; from the coding sequence ATGGATTGTGTTGGGTTGATTCAAATGACATCAGGTCCTAGTCCTGAGTTAAACTTTGATTATCTTGTTCAAGAAGTAGAAAAGTGCAAAGCACTAGGGGCTAAGTGGGTAGTTTGCCCTGAAAATGCATTAGTTTTTGGCAGTAAAGCCGACTATCACCAGTATGCAGAGCCCTTAAATGATGGCCCGTTGCAGAAGAAAGTGTCTGAATTAGCTTCGTTTCATCGAATCTGGATTATTGTCGGTAGCATGCCGATAAGCACGATTGAAGGCGTGACTACAACAACATTGGTGATTGACGACTTTGGCTGCTTAGTTGCACATTACGATAAGTTACATATGTTTGATGTTGACGTGTCCGATGCGCACAAATGCTATCGAGAGTCCGATATTTTCACTCCGGGTGATCGCGTTGTGACGACGGAAACGCCTTTTGGTCGCTTAGGTTTGAGTATTTGTTATGATGTGCGCTTTCCGCACTTGTATTCAGAACTACGCAAGCAAGGTGCGCAGATCATTATCGTACCGGCGGCGTTTACAGCAGTGACTGGTCATGCGCATTGGGAAGCATTATTAAGGTGTCGTGCGATCGAAACACAATCTTGGATTGTCGCGGTAGGACAAGGAGGTAAGCATCCTTGTCAAAGAGAAACATGGGGACACTCAATGGTGGTTGATCCATGGGGACGAGTGGTCGCACAATTAGACCAAGAGCCTAAAAGTATGGTGGTCGAGATAGACATATCCAGTTGTGAGTCAATTAGGCAAAATATGCCGATAACGCAACATTCTCGATTCACCAATCAATTTTAA